In Nasonia vitripennis strain AsymCx chromosome 2, Nvit_psr_1.1, whole genome shotgun sequence, a genomic segment contains:
- the LOC100120576 gene encoding 1,5-anhydro-D-fructose reductase-like isoform X1 has translation MPVPTVTFNDGYKMPMIGLGTFLSKPGEVAEAVKYAIEVGYRHVDTAFFYENEKEIGSAIREKINDGTIKREDIFVTTKLWCNSHKEDEVVPACKKSLENLGFDYIDLFLVHWPFAFKSGDALTPRDAAGKIEFSDTDYLETWKGMEECKRQGLARSIGLSNFNSEQIARLLSSAKIKPVNNQVEVTMNLNQKPLIEFCKKHEITVTGFSPLGRPGNRHGIQNLWDEPQIQKLAQKYKKTPANIACRFIHQLGVTPIPKSVTKSRIKENLDIFDFSLTPEEVSTIEKMGSGARVAPFEEAKEAKYYPFSIPF, from the exons ATGCCGGTGCCCACAGTTACTTTTAACGATGGATACAAAATGCCTATGATTGGCCTCGGCACTTTTTTG TCCAAACCTGGAGAAGTAGCCGAAGCTGTAAAGTATGCAATCGAAGTGGGTTATCGTCACGTTGATACAGCATTCTTctatgaaaatgaaaaagagatTGGCAGTGCGATCCGCGAAAAGATAAACGATGGAACGATTAAAAGAGAAGACATTTTTGTAACTACCAAG cttTGGTGTAATAGTCATAAAGAAGATGAAGTTGTGCCCGCATGCAAAAAATCACTGGAAAACTTAGGTTTTGATTACATAGATCTCTTTCTCGTTCATTGGCCATTCGCTTTCAAG TCTGGAGATGCACTAACACCAAGAGATGCTGCTGGGAAAATTGAGTTTTCTGACACTGACTATCTTGAAACGTGGAAAGGAATGGAAGAATGTAAACGCCAAGGACTTGCACGTAGTATAGGTCTTAGTAACTTCAATTCTGAACAAATAGCTAGGTTGTTATCATCAGCTAAAATCAAGCCTGTTAATAATCAA GTAGAGGTGACAATGAATTTAAACCAAAAACCTTTGATAGAATTTTGCAAGAAACATGAAATAACAGTCACAGGATTTTCACCGCTTGGCAGGCCTGGAAATCGACACGGTATACAAAATTTATGGGATGAGCCACAAATACAAAAACTCGCACAGAAATATAAGAAAACTCCAGCCAATATAGCATGTAGATTTATC CATCAACTAGGCGTCACCCCAATACCTAAATCAGTAACTAAATCACGAATTAAGGAGAATTTGGATATTTTTGACTTCAGTCTAACTCCTGAAGAAGTGAGTACTATTGAAAAAATGGGAAGTGGCGCAAGAGTAGCACCATTTGAAGA GGCAAAAGAGGCCAAATATTATCCATTTTCTATTCCGTTCTAA